A DNA window from Azotosporobacter soli contains the following coding sequences:
- a CDS encoding alpha-amylase family glycosyl hydrolase, whose translation MAKKIKPVSNMEELYDREVERSLSEINFNKLCKRKMHPSPSAWEDQVLYFLMLDRFSDGAEAEFLDNNGMLDKSGTTPLFQDAADNGNAIRTPEEAAAWRNSGGTWVGGTLKGLKSKIGYLKRLGVTAIWVSPLLKQVYYQDTYHGYAIQNYLDVDPHFGSREDFQDMVATAHEHGIYVILDIIINHSGNVFSYTPDSARHHTVDGQPDFFWDGGCYRAAAYHDKSGKPSVPFEPDKTQAICHAIWPVELQAPASFTQKGFIRGWDNYPEYLEGDFFNLKDIELKQPYVDSNNAAAFVPSAALLHLCEVYKFWIAFADLDGFRLDTVKHMELGATRFFTNTIREFAQSIGKENFYIIGEITGGRDQAYQSVEETGISAALGIDDTPDRLEALVKGECNPDDYFSLFRNSLLVNKGAHTWFNNKIVTLFEDHDEVRKGNNKARFSATPDGKKLILNAFALNATTLGIPCIYYGSEQGFDGAGDNDRYLREAMFGGAFGAFRSRDRHFFNENHPLYIELAKILAVRSDKITLRRGRQYLREISGDGITFGYPQFLGQKMLSIIPWSRIFNQTEILLAINTDTSNHQMAWTTIDSDLHSPGNQLRCIYASDPSVVPEALSVVSLNARNAVQLTVPAHGFVIYEKVD comes from the coding sequence ATGGCGAAGAAAATCAAACCTGTTTCCAACATGGAAGAACTGTATGATCGTGAGGTGGAACGAAGTCTATCTGAAATTAATTTTAATAAGTTGTGCAAGCGTAAAATGCATCCATCCCCGTCAGCTTGGGAGGATCAAGTGCTTTACTTCTTGATGCTAGATCGGTTTTCTGACGGCGCTGAGGCTGAGTTTCTCGACAACAACGGCATGCTCGATAAATCGGGCACGACTCCGCTTTTTCAAGATGCTGCAGACAACGGCAATGCGATCCGAACGCCGGAAGAGGCAGCTGCCTGGAGAAATTCAGGCGGCACTTGGGTCGGTGGTACATTAAAAGGGTTGAAAAGCAAAATCGGTTACCTGAAACGGCTCGGCGTTACTGCCATCTGGGTAAGTCCGCTCTTAAAGCAAGTCTATTATCAGGATACCTACCATGGCTATGCGATTCAAAATTATCTTGATGTCGATCCTCACTTCGGCAGCCGCGAAGATTTTCAGGATATGGTCGCCACGGCACATGAACATGGTATCTATGTAATTCTCGACATCATCATCAATCATTCCGGCAATGTCTTTTCCTATACTCCAGATTCTGCCCGCCATCATACAGTAGATGGTCAACCAGATTTTTTCTGGGATGGAGGTTGCTATCGTGCGGCGGCCTATCATGACAAGAGTGGGAAACCGAGCGTTCCGTTTGAGCCAGATAAAACGCAAGCCATCTGTCATGCCATCTGGCCGGTGGAACTTCAGGCTCCTGCCAGTTTTACGCAGAAAGGCTTCATCAGAGGCTGGGATAACTATCCAGAATATCTGGAAGGAGATTTTTTTAACCTGAAGGACATCGAACTGAAGCAGCCGTATGTTGATTCGAATAATGCAGCGGCCTTTGTCCCTTCCGCTGCGCTTTTGCATCTGTGCGAAGTTTATAAGTTCTGGATTGCTTTCGCAGATCTCGATGGCTTTCGCCTCGACACCGTAAAACATATGGAACTGGGCGCTACCCGCTTTTTCACTAACACTATCCGTGAATTTGCGCAAAGCATTGGCAAAGAAAATTTCTACATCATTGGCGAAATCACTGGCGGACGTGATCAGGCTTATCAATCAGTGGAGGAAACGGGCATCAGTGCAGCGCTGGGAATCGATGACACGCCAGACCGACTGGAAGCTCTCGTAAAAGGAGAGTGCAATCCAGATGACTATTTTTCTTTGTTTCGCAACTCACTGCTGGTAAACAAAGGCGCGCATACCTGGTTTAACAACAAGATCGTAACCTTGTTTGAAGATCATGATGAAGTACGCAAAGGAAATAATAAAGCCCGTTTCTCTGCAACGCCAGACGGGAAAAAATTGATTCTCAATGCGTTTGCGCTCAATGCGACAACGTTGGGGATTCCTTGTATTTACTACGGTAGTGAGCAGGGCTTTGACGGTGCAGGCGACAACGATCGTTATCTGCGGGAAGCGATGTTTGGCGGCGCCTTCGGCGCTTTTCGAAGCCGTGACCGACACTTTTTCAACGAAAATCATCCACTTTATATAGAGCTGGCAAAAATATTAGCCGTACGCAGCGACAAAATCACATTGCGCCGAGGCAGACAGTATTTGCGCGAAATTTCCGGTGACGGCATAACGTTTGGTTATCCGCAGTTTTTGGGCCAAAAGATGCTCTCGATTATCCCTTGGTCCCGCATCTTTAACCAAACTGAAATCTTGCTGGCTATCAATACGGATACATCCAATCATCAAATGGCCTGGACTACTATCGATTCCGATTTGCACAGTCCCGGTAATCAGTTGCGGTGTATCTATGCATCCGATCCATCCGTCGTACCGGAGGCTCTGTCAGTAGTTTCCCTCAATGCTCGAAACGCAGTACAACTTACCGTTCCTGCCCATGGTTTTGTCATTTATGAAAAAGTGGATTGA
- a CDS encoding histidinol-phosphate transaminase has product MNAKYAVKSHLMNYQRASYVSEEETVGTAQGMLDCAYGTNPYGYSDKVAWVREIFSQELNQYPQYPYAEARRHIAAFWKAEADISMEAIRLGCGSMGILSTINKMLVAEKTAVLGYAPQFTEYISEVQCLGGEYAYVRLRRERNFRFDADAFMARMKQRTQLIYIDNPNNPTGQILPLSEIRAIVEKAEGMGCCVIVDEAYGDFMDKSNSAVRLVDAFENLFVVRSFSKGFGLAGMRLGYLVCSKTLMPYYKKVDTPFAVSDLGCRILQSALDDTAFIEDSVNKIRRAKTRLQNGCKKIKAWHTHSSVPILVLEHPDESVDLQRLFLKNNVITEAGKDFIGVGKNAVRLRIPSDIEKLLQVVESIERG; this is encoded by the coding sequence ATGAACGCAAAATATGCTGTGAAGTCCCATTTGATGAATTATCAACGTGCCAGTTACGTTTCTGAGGAAGAAACGGTCGGTACAGCGCAAGGCATGCTGGATTGCGCCTATGGCACAAACCCATACGGATATTCCGATAAAGTGGCTTGGGTGCGGGAGATTTTTTCGCAAGAGCTGAACCAGTACCCGCAATATCCGTACGCCGAGGCGCGGCGACATATCGCCGCGTTCTGGAAAGCGGAGGCCGATATTAGTATGGAAGCCATTCGCCTTGGCTGTGGATCGATGGGCATCCTCAGTACCATAAACAAGATGCTGGTTGCAGAGAAGACCGCTGTGTTAGGGTATGCGCCGCAATTTACGGAGTATATCTCAGAAGTCCAATGCCTTGGCGGAGAGTACGCTTACGTTCGGTTGCGCCGGGAACGCAATTTCAGATTTGATGCGGATGCGTTCATGGCGCGTATGAAGCAGAGGACGCAACTAATTTATATAGACAACCCGAACAATCCCACCGGTCAGATTCTGCCGTTGTCCGAAATACGGGCGATTGTTGAAAAAGCCGAAGGCATGGGCTGCTGCGTCATTGTCGATGAGGCGTATGGCGATTTTATGGACAAAAGCAATTCGGCGGTTCGGTTAGTGGATGCCTTCGAAAATTTGTTCGTCGTGCGATCTTTTTCCAAAGGCTTTGGTCTTGCCGGAATGCGTCTCGGCTATTTGGTCTGCAGCAAAACGCTGATGCCGTATTACAAAAAAGTCGACACGCCATTCGCTGTTTCCGACCTTGGCTGCCGAATCCTGCAAAGCGCGCTAGACGATACTGCCTTTATCGAGGATTCCGTAAATAAAATTCGAAGAGCGAAAACCAGACTTCAGAACGGTTGCAAGAAAATCAAGGCGTGGCATACGCACAGCTCTGTTCCGATTCTGGTCTTGGAGCATCCGGATGAAAGCGTCGATCTTCAACGCCTCTTTCTGAAAAACAACGTAATTACAGAAGCCGGCAAGGATTTTATCGGTGTAGGGAAAAATGCGGTGCGTTTGAGGATTCCTAGTGATATCGAAAAATTGCTTCAAGTCGTTGAATCGATTGAACGAGGATAG
- a CDS encoding sigma-54 interaction domain-containing protein — MSKERLLRKSDDSDMLFQALDSVQEGITMIDKEGYIRYANRAAYTIMGAKREDVLHQKVDRLTKGTPLLVKILEKKKPIIDIEYFLDFKGKTVHLINSGYPVTDESGEIIGAIDIFRGMQRSLKLADTIAGYSALFTFDQIIGNSAKIKSVVKLAKAYSRNNENVLIVGESGTGKELFAQSIHNHSKRAGAPFIALNCANFPNDLIDSELFGYEEGAFTGASKKGKMGKFEAADGGTLFLDEIGEMPIHLQAKLLRVIETLSISRIGSSKPVHVDVKIIAATNRDLEERIREGHFRKDLYYRLKVLYLDIPPLRERESDIILLADHFVKKLRQKIHSDVMGLDETAKRLLVEHTWPGNVRELENVITRALVICEGEYITEAVLKLAGLQQPCKRLCAPVQLDASQVQDVLQRLGGNKKKTAEALGISRPTLYKLLKRK, encoded by the coding sequence ATGAGTAAAGAGCGGCTTTTGAGAAAGAGTGACGACAGCGACATGCTGTTTCAGGCATTGGATTCCGTGCAGGAAGGGATCACGATGATCGATAAGGAGGGATACATCCGCTACGCAAACCGGGCGGCCTATACGATTATGGGCGCTAAGCGAGAGGACGTGCTCCACCAAAAGGTGGATCGATTGACGAAGGGCACGCCGTTGCTGGTTAAGATTCTCGAAAAAAAGAAACCGATTATTGATATCGAGTATTTTCTCGATTTTAAGGGGAAGACCGTCCATTTGATCAATTCGGGTTATCCGGTCACGGACGAGAGCGGAGAAATCATTGGAGCCATCGATATCTTTCGCGGCATGCAACGCTCTTTAAAATTAGCCGATACGATTGCGGGTTATTCGGCTCTTTTTACGTTTGACCAGATTATCGGAAACAGCGCGAAAATCAAGAGCGTCGTTAAGCTGGCTAAAGCATATTCCAGAAATAACGAAAACGTGTTGATTGTAGGCGAGAGCGGTACGGGGAAAGAGCTGTTTGCGCAGTCCATCCACAATCACAGCAAACGAGCGGGAGCGCCGTTCATTGCACTAAACTGCGCGAATTTCCCAAACGATCTGATCGACAGCGAGTTGTTCGGCTATGAAGAAGGCGCTTTTACCGGCGCTTCAAAAAAAGGGAAAATGGGCAAGTTCGAAGCGGCTGACGGCGGCACTCTGTTTCTGGATGAAATCGGAGAAATGCCTATCCACCTGCAGGCAAAATTGCTGCGGGTGATTGAAACTCTTAGCATCAGCCGAATTGGAAGTTCCAAACCGGTTCATGTCGATGTGAAAATTATTGCCGCTACGAACAGAGATCTGGAAGAGCGGATTCGCGAAGGGCATTTCAGAAAGGATCTTTATTATCGCTTGAAGGTACTCTATCTGGATATCCCGCCGCTGCGGGAACGTGAGAGCGATATTATTCTTTTGGCCGATCATTTTGTAAAAAAACTGAGGCAAAAGATTCACAGCGATGTCATGGGCCTTGATGAAACGGCAAAGCGGTTGCTAGTCGAACATACTTGGCCCGGCAATGTGAGGGAATTAGAAAATGTTATCACACGCGCTTTGGTCATTTGTGAAGGAGAATATATTACGGAAGCGGTTCTGAAGCTGGCCGGTTTGCAGCAACCATGCAAGCGGCTTTGTGCTCCAGTGCAATTGGATGCCAGTCAAGTGCAGGACGTGCTGCAACGCCTAGGCGGGAATAAGAAGAAGACCGCTGAGGCGTTAGGGATTTCGCGGCCGACGCTTTACAAACTTCTGAAACGAAAATAA
- a CDS encoding class I SAM-dependent methyltransferase — MKEKQFSLTAMMCAYLRAAHAKHGEPKIFDDFLAEQLIPEENRLRIEEGLIQYLQLKAPEHSAAFPDKATALKRITETMNSRSNLLGRSRYTEDALEAAVKEGTRQYVILGAGLDTFAFRRRDMLDKLRVFELDHPATQCFKTDRIAELGWAVPEQLNFISMDFTQEDLAVVLKESSYDPKVKSFFSWLGVTMYLTREDVFKTLRAIADIVPSGSAIVFDYFDLDIFDPQKVDLQMQEEMARAQQAGEPMQTALDPSTLAADLASAGFRLQEDLDQADIQKRYSQGRKYAHIVQAWVE; from the coding sequence GTGAAAGAAAAGCAATTCAGTCTTACGGCAATGATGTGCGCCTATCTTCGTGCCGCCCATGCCAAGCATGGCGAACCCAAGATTTTTGACGATTTTCTGGCGGAGCAATTGATTCCGGAGGAGAATCGCTTGCGCATTGAAGAAGGCTTGATCCAGTATCTTCAACTAAAAGCGCCGGAACATAGTGCGGCCTTTCCTGACAAGGCGACCGCTCTGAAGCGGATAACAGAAACGATGAACAGCCGCTCTAATCTTTTAGGGCGCTCACGCTATACGGAAGATGCTCTTGAAGCTGCGGTAAAGGAAGGGACGCGGCAGTATGTAATCCTTGGGGCGGGACTGGATACGTTCGCTTTTCGTCGTCGGGATATGTTGGACAAACTTCGCGTATTTGAGCTTGATCATCCGGCTACGCAATGTTTCAAAACAGATCGTATTGCGGAACTAGGCTGGGCTGTTCCAGAACAACTGAATTTTATTTCAATGGATTTTACGCAAGAAGATCTGGCAGTTGTGCTGAAAGAATCTTCGTATGATCCAAAGGTTAAAAGTTTTTTTAGTTGGCTTGGCGTCACCATGTACTTGACCCGTGAGGACGTATTCAAGACGCTGCGTGCGATTGCCGACATTGTTCCGTCGGGCAGCGCAATCGTTTTTGATTATTTTGATCTGGATATATTTGATCCGCAAAAAGTAGATTTGCAAATGCAGGAAGAGATGGCGCGAGCACAACAGGCAGGTGAACCCATGCAAACGGCCCTTGATCCATCGACACTAGCTGCTGATCTTGCAAGTGCAGGCTTTCGACTTCAGGAAGATTTGGATCAGGCAGATATCCAAAAACGTTATTCGCAAGGCCGTAAGTATGCTCATATTGTGCAAGCGTGGGTAGAATAG